The following are encoded in a window of Carya illinoinensis cultivar Pawnee chromosome 15, C.illinoinensisPawnee_v1, whole genome shotgun sequence genomic DNA:
- the LOC122296571 gene encoding uncharacterized protein LOC122296571 → MDPSIVTQLIDILRINPYSIFFRSLGDLPNLENQIIHIRSDAGLDQRVFNAPTSSQVAAIWVENDDEDQLRGRDIFVFNYSGGSHIVQYYFECYDPLKYPLLFPFGDVGWYQGIERVSRGRRSTYNETNGSINPQQSVTAEELLAREQRVDMYVKIETSRLDYFRKKQQHIRSELYQGIVDTITLGETNASNVGKRIILPSSFIGGPRDMRKKYMEAMALVQRYGKPDIFLTMTCNPNWKEITNELNLHEESQNRPDLVARVFRAKLEELKDQLFKRKIFGKVSAYVYVIEHQKRGLPHAHFLIILQKDWKVYAPEAFDEIV, encoded by the exons ATGGATCCATCAATTGTCACTCAACTCATTGATATTCTCCGTATCAATccgtattctatttttttccggTCTCTTGGTGATTTGCCAAATTTGGAAAATCAAATAATTCATATAAGATCAGATGCTGGACTAGATCAACGTGTATTCAATGCACCCACATCTTCACAAGTTGCAGCAATATGGGTAgaaaatgatgatgaagatcaaCTAAGAGGACGTGACATTTTTGTCTTTAACTATTCTGGTGGAAGTCATATAGTTCAGTACTATTTTGAGTGTTATGATCCATTAAAATATCCGTTGTTATTTCCATTTGGCGATGTTGGTTGGTATCAAGGGATTGAAAGGGTTAGTAGAGGAAGGAGATCTACATATAACGAAACAAACGGATCAATAAATCCTCAACAATCAGTGACTGCAGAAGAATTACTTGCAAGAGAACAACGAG TAGATATGTATGTTAAGATCGAGACGTCAAGATTAGATTATTTTAGGAAGAAGCAACAACATATTCGATCAGAGTTATATCAAGGTATTGTTGATACAATTACGCTTGGAGAAACAAACGCTTCTAATGTTGGAAAACGGATTATACTGCCTTCATCATTTATTGGAGGTCCAAGAgacatgagaaaaaaatatatggaagcaatggcTTTAGTTCAGCGTTATGGCAAACCAGACATTTTCTTAACAATGACGTGCAATCCAAATTGGAAAGAAATTACAAATGAACTAAATCTGCATGAGGAGAGTCAGAATCGACCTGATTTGGTTGCTCGAGTCTTTcgtgcaaaattagaagaattaaaggaTCAATTATTCAAGAGGAAAATATTTGGTAAAGTCTCAGCATATGTCTACGTTATTGAGCATCAAAAGAGAGGTCTTCCACAtgcacattttttaattatcttacAGAAGGATTGGAAGGTCTATGCGCCTGAAGCTTTTGACGAGATCGTATGA
- the LOC122296572 gene encoding uncharacterized protein LOC122296572 gives MSRFVLTIKAIKYLYKYIYKGHDRVAFNLISEQNNQQVDEIQQFQSARWIAPPEAMWRIYGFIINEMYPAVYSLHLHLEDQHPVTFRANDDLINVVNLDRSRKSMLTEFFALNRVDENAKRLLYKEFPEYYVWSQQNKDWTPRKKKTVIGRIVTANPFEGERYYLRILLNHVRGPLSFDDLRTVDGVVAPTFREAATMHGLLQRDSSLEDCLQEASLYQVPSSLRRLFATILVYCNPTNPRELWERFEQDMSVDFKSTEDSISNVRTQVLRSISFTIESMGKDINSYHLLDDDICFDEEEFQSKEIDDKLAVEILEEDIAASQSLNSEQQHVYNAVLEKVFANQNAAFFVDGPGGTGKTFLYRALLATVRSRKLVALATASSGFAASILPGGRTAHSRFKLPLDTDERNTCCVSKQSALANLLRAAKLIIWDETPMTRKQHIEALDKMLRDINGSDVTFGAKVVVFGEDFRQVLPVVRKGTRQEQVNSSLVNSYLWPTLTKFRLTENMRARLDPVFSDYVLEVGNGMPPNTVDETIKIPNRMLIPYYDDSSSLDHLIEDVFHNIHEYSINISTMMNWAILTPKNN, from the coding sequence ATGTCGAGATTTGTTCTTACGATAAAAGCaatcaaatatctttataaatacatttataaaGGACATGATCGTGTTGCTTTCAACTTGATTTCTgaacaaaacaatcaacaagTTGATGAAATCCAACAATTCCAATCAGCCCGATGGATTGCTCCCCCCGAAGCTATGTGGAGGATATATGGCTTTATTATTAATGAGATGTACCCAGCAGTATATAGTTTACATTTACATCTGGAGGATCAACACCCAGTGACTTTCCGAGCAAATGATGATCTAATCAATGTTGTCAACTTAGATCGTTCTAGAAAATCGATGTTAACAGAATTTTTTGCATTAAATCGAGTAGACGAGAATGCAAAGAGATTACTGTATAAAGAATTTCCAGAATATTATGTTTGGAGTCAACAAAACAAAGATTGGACTCCTCGGAAAAAGAAAACTGTTATAGGTCGTATTGTTACAGCAAATCCATTTGAAGGTGAAAGGTATTATCTGCGGATATTGCTAAACCATGTAAGAGGACCTTTGTCGTTTGATGATCTCAGGACAGTTGATGGTGTTGTGGCCCCAACTTTTCGCGAGGCAGCAACAATGCATGGGTTGCTACAGAGAGACAGTAGCTTAGAAGATTGTTTACAAGAAGCATCTTTATATCAAGTGCCATCCAGTTTGAGACGGTTATTTGCAACAATATTGGTTTATTGTAATCCAACCAATCCGAGGGAGCTTTGGGAACGTTTTGAGCAAGATATGTCAGTTGATTTCAAATCAACAGAAGATTCTATATCAAATGTAAGAACCCAAGTATTGAGGTCAATCTCTTTTACAATTGAATCAATGGGGAAAGACATTAATTCCTACCATCTTCTTGATGACGACATTTGCTTCGATGAAGAAGAATTTCAATCAAAAGAAATCGATGATAAATTGGCTGTTGAAATTCTAGAAGAAGATATTGCGGCATCACAATCTCTTAATAGTGAACAACAACATGTCTATAACGCAGTACTGGAAAAAGTATTTGCAAACCAAAATGCTGCATTCTTTGTAGATGGCCCAGGTGGGACAGGGAAAACATTCCTGTACAGAGCACTTCTCGCAACAGTACGATCAAGAAAATTAGTAGCACTTGCAACTGCTTCATCAGGCTTTGCTGCATCTATTCTTCCAGGAGGGCGAACAGCACACTCACGTTTTAAGCTTCCACTTGATACTGACGAAAGAAACACGTGCTGTGTCAGCAAACAAAGTGCATTGGCAAACCTACTACGTGCagcaaaattaataatttgggATGAGACTCCAATGACGAGAAAACAACACATAGAAGCATTGGATAAAATGCTACGAGACATCAATGGTTCAGATGTAACATTCGGTGCGAAGGTTGTTGTTTTTGGTGAAGATTTTCGACAGGTTTTACCCGTGGTTCGTAAAGGAACAAGACAAGAACAGGTTAATTCCAGTTTGGTTAATTCCTATTTGTGGCCTACATTGACCAAGTTCCGATTAACTGAAAATATGCGAGCAAGACTTGATCCAGTTTTTTCAGATTATGTGTTAGAAGTTGGAAACGGAATGCCGCCAAACACAGTTGATGAAACCATAAAGATTCCGAATAGGATGCTTATTCCCTATTATGATGACAGCAGTTCTTTAGATCATTTGATAGAAGATGTTTTCCAcaatattcatgaatattcaataaatatttcaactaTGATGAATTGGGCAATATTAACACCGAAGAACAATTAG
- the LOC122297708 gene encoding wall-associated receptor kinase 2-like → MALPGKLLEQLVVLLHLITGVQLVLSAPQPNDPSCNRTCGNVSIPYPFGTSKGCYLDSSFLIICNYSFQPPKPFLGVDHNIDVLNISPDGELRVSNLVFRRCQWWPEFDNQPSLSRISALLNLSKFSISLEKNSIFAVGCNFYAYISGSHEQDYTFMSGCISFCGNSSGLVNGSCSGLGCCHSAIPENTTNYNLNVQSMYTNGSGRTSGQSCGLGFIGETQAYNFSTLDFTNLTKRETVPLVLDWAVGNKTCKDAQKSMTSYLCKAANSSCSEPHGRGYICKCPPGYQGNPYLPDEHKDSCQDIDECKDLDRNPCNATATCTNTIGNYTCICPNGYEGDGRKPPGTGCSRKGQSKIMIIALGVCISLLILLVGSSLVYWVMQRRKLKKLKQKFFKQNGGLILERQLLNHKESVEPAKIFSAEELEKATNNYHKSRVIGQGGFGTVYKGVLPNDRVVAIKKSNVVDQSQIEQFINEMVVLTKIKHKNVVKLLGCCLETEVPLLVYEFITNGTLFEHIHDKNLSSSLSWEKRLKVALETAEALSYIHFETSMSIIHRDVKTTNILLDENHTAKMSDFGASRLVPLDHTRLTTVVQGTLGYLDPEYFHTSQLTGKSDVYSFGVVIAELLTGEKALSMDRPESERNLAMYFVTAIKEDRLLQIIDDRILKEGNTEEIKEVANIAKKCLNVRGEDRPSMKQVTKELEGLRLSEKHSLKKVDPNTQQTKHLPNAPTHSLGIDVDIGSSSINTVVADDSMRNQVVKPTDDDAR, encoded by the exons ATGGCTTTGCCTGGAAAGCTTTTGGAACAACTAGTAGTGCTGCTACATCTGATTACTGGGGTCCAGCTAGTTTTATCAGCACCTCAACCCAATGATCCGAGCTGCAACCGCACATGCGGAAATGTTAGCATCCCCTACCCATTTGGTACAAGCAAGGGCTGCTACCTTGATTCATCTTTTCTCATCATATGTAACTACTCTTTCCAGCCCCCAAAACCATTTCTGGGCGTTGATCATAATATAGATGTCCTCAACATCTCTCCTGATGGTGAACTTCGAGTCTCAAACTTGGTATTCCGTCGTTGCCAATGGTGGCCAGAGTTTGATAATCAGCCTAGTCTCAGCCGCATCTCTGCCTTGCTCAACTTGTCGAAATTtagcatctcacttgagaagaACAGTATCTTTGCCGTCGGTTGTAACTTTTACGCCTATATTAGTGGCTCGCATGAACAAGATTATACGTTCATGTCTGGGTGCATATCATTCTGTGGCAACAGTTCCGGTTTGGTTAACGGCTCTTGCTCTGGCCTTGGCTGTTGCCATTCTGCAATCCCAGAAAACACAACGAATTATAATTTGAACGTTCAGAGCATGTACACTAATGGATCCGGCAGAACCTCGGGGCAATCATGTGGTTTAGGTTTTATAGGGGAAACACAGGCATACAACTTTTCCACCTTagattttacaaatttaacgaAAAGGGAGACTGTACCCCTGGTGCTTGATTGGGCAGTTGGAAATAAGACGTGCAAAGATGCTCAGAAAAGTATGACAAGCTATTTATGCAAAGCAGCAAATAGTAGTTGTTCGGAACCCCATGGTCGTGGGTATATTTGCAAGTGTCCCCCAGGTTATCAAGGGAACCCATACCTTCCTGATGAACACAAGGATAGTTGCCAag ATATTGATGAGTGCAAAGATCTTGATCGGAATCCCTGCAATGCTACTGCAACATGTACCAACACTATCGGGAACTACACATGTATATGTCCCAATGGATATGAAGGCGATGGGAGGAAGCCGCCTGGAACAGGTTGTAGTCGAAAAGGCCAATCCAAGATCATGATTATTGCCCTGG GTGTCTGCATAAGCCTTTTAATCCTGCTCGTGGGAAGTTCGTTGGTATATTGGGTAATGCAAAGAAGAAAGCtcaaaaaattgaaacagaAGTTCTTCAAACAAAATGGTGGCTTAATCTTAGAACGACAACTTCTGAATCACAAAGAGTCTGTTGAGCCAGCTAAAATCTTTAGTGCAGAAGAGCTTGAAAAGGCCACTAACAACTATCATAAAAGTAGAGTCATTGGCCAAGGAGGCTTTGGAACTGTTTATAAAGGAGTTTTACCAAATGATAGAGTGGTCGCCATTAAGAAGTCCAATGTTGTTGATCAGAGCCAAATTGAGCAGTTTATAAATGAGATGGTTGTGCTTACTAAAATTAAGCACAAGAATGTGGTGAAGTTATTAGGTTGTTGTCTTGAGACCGAAGTACCCTTACTAGTATATGAATTCATCACAAACGGGACACTTTTTGAGCATATTCATGATAAAAACCTGTCATCCTCGCTCTCATGGGAGAAACGTCTAAAGGTAGCATTAGAAACTGCAGAAGCGTTATCATACATCCATTTCGAGACTTCTATGTCTATTATACATAGAGATgtgaaaactacaaatatacTTCTGGATGAAAACCATACAGCAAAAATGTCTGACTTTGGAGCTTCAAGATTAGTGCCTCTTGACCACACAAGATTAACAACCGTGGTGCAGGGAACTTTGGGATACTTGGACCCAGAATACTTCCATACTAGCCAACTAACTGGAAAAAGTGATGTGTATAGCTTTGGTGTTGTTATTGCAGAGCTACTAACAGGTGAAAAAGCACTTTCCATGGATAGGcctgaaagtgaaagaaatctAGCAATGTATTTTGTTACTGCAATAAAAGAGGATCGCCTCCTTCAGATTATTGATGATCGCATTCTCAAAGAAGGTAATACTGAGGAAATAAAGGAAGTTGCTAATATAgcaaaaaagtgtttaaatgtAAGAGGGGAGGATAGACCTAGTATGAAGCAAGTAACAAAGGAGTTGGAGGGATTAAGACTTTCAGAAAAacactcgttgaaaaaggttgaTCCCAACACACAACAGACTAAACACTTGCCTAATGCACCTACACATTCTTTGGGAATTGATGTTGACATCGGCAGCTCTTCCATCAATACTGTTGTTGCGGATGACAGCATGAGAAATCAAGTAGTTAAACCAACAGATGATGATGCTAGATAA